Within the Pseudorasbora parva isolate DD20220531a chromosome 20, ASM2467924v1, whole genome shotgun sequence genome, the region CACATGTACTGGGTTCGCAATGAATCCCACCGCTTCTTGAGCTCTTTCTCTGAgggacaataaaaaaaattaaaaaaaacattacgctgagttatgtcaatttcatggctattgtaatgttcatttttgttctACTTTTAACTGGATGTATTctggatgacagcatttttttttacagtcgctTGAACACATTTCTCAAAACATTTAGGTCACTTTTGCAAAACTCTCCACACAGTTAGTACAACCGAAATATATGAGGGCTAAACTGTGgatttatcattgcttttggacataaagacatgcattaagtgttttgatatctttagtgcattttgaatgtgaaattaactgctgtgcaaagatgaaagttgcacacaacaatctaacatgcagggtttttttaaatatggactactgaagaagaaaaaactattGCAAAAAAGGAAATCTTACCTGACATGACAACTTTATTTGCGATCTCACGCCACAGTTCTGCTTTCGCCACACAGTTGACATAACGTTAACATTTTCCCGTAGTGTGATACTAAGCTGGCCTTTGCTGGATCATGCTGATCAGTTTGTCTTCACTTGCCTCGGTCTACACAGCCATATATATTAACATGTGTTAACATGTATCGTAATGAGGAATATAATCAAATGAGACGACacctttcttttactgtctatggaggagACAGGCGTTCTGTGTTCCCTCTTGACTCTGTCGTTTACTTGCTTCGTCACTTCCGTTTTATTTTCTCGTGCACTGGTTCGCTAGCTGAACAGCAAATCAGAACGATCATATGTCCCGACTGACCGACATGCCGCGACGCCGATTTAACATGTCGAATCGGCCGAAAAACTGCCGACGAGGACCAACGCCAGCCGACGGCGTGGAACTGTGTGGAACACACCGAGGAAACTTAGTTGGCCGACGCACAAAAACTGCCCGACGGCCGaccgtcggcttggtgtgttccgGCCTTTAGGGACTGTGAGGAGCTGGACTGTTCGGTTTGGGGTACCTGTTCGGGCTGGGCCTGTTATATGGGGTGAATTCTGGGGGGGCCTGTGTGGTGACCTACAAGTTAAACGGTATGAGACATTCACCCAGACGCGGCCCCTTTAAGGGAGCGGGTTTTTCCGGTAGAGAAGTTCCGGTTTCACGTTGTGTGAGAGTTGTTTACATTGCTCGCTGTACAGTTTGGAAAATTATGTTGAAGTGTTAGTAAAGCTGACTCGACGCATCTCCGTCTCTTGTCTCATCAGTTACTGCACTCCACaacgtaaacatttgaattggtctgtTATTTATAGCAACATATcgtaccaagcatatgacattttatttacagcatacaatcatgttacaGACCACGTGAGCGGACCACATTACcaatcacaaaactctcccctccaccatggtgtgaataaatcacaatccaaatgcacaagttttaggttatcactgaggtggcctgcacaagcgcacatttattttgacagatttgTGTGAAACAGGCAAAGGGCGCATGACCAAACATTAGCGactggttatggcagatccaatagttttaaacttcagaGTACCCACCTTCATGGAGCGTGGCCAAATGAATGTACAAATGAGAGGTACAAGAGTCTAGTAAGACCAGGCTATCACGGTATAGGCCCCAGCGCTTTTTAGAGTAGGTAATGACATTTTTGAAAACTGACAGAATTGTTGCTGGATGGACTCAGTTTTGTTGGATCTTAGCACATTGACAATGTTATCCTTATGGAACATAATGCAGCATGCTGCCACCATGATGGCTACAGTGTGGTTGACTTCTCATTCCTCTATGACACCCCCTTTGCTGAACCACTCAAAATATGAAGAATTtctggagagagaaaaaaatcagcTTTTTAGGAAGTCTATATACAAGGGCACATACAGGACTACGCAAAACAAATTAAAACGGAGGCTTGCCACTTGGCATCAGTGTATAAGATGATGCACTAGAGTCAACTGTGGAGAGATGTGCCATCAAAACCCACACAGACACGAGAAAAAGCTGTTAAAATACCAGTCCACTGTTGTGGCCAAAGTGTGAAAAAGGTGAAGTGAGTGTTACTACATGAAATGAGTTGGTCATGCTGCCATGACTAGCATTCTAGGCTCACTATTGGCAGATACAGAGGTAGAGGGCTGATGTCCCTGTAGTCTTTAGAAGCACTAAAGTGTCAGACTTAATCTTGcataaataaaaccagaaaagacattgttaaacaTTAGATTTATTTGCCGGTCAGGCTTTTACAGTTTTAATTGGTGCAGGCTTTGCGGGCTCAGCTACAGGCGTTTTGGTTTAGGCTTTGGCAGTTTGACTCCAGGCTTTGGCGGTTCCACATCAGGCACTACAGCTGTGGGCGTTGGCGGTTCCACATCAGGCACTACAGCTGTGGGCTTTGGCGGTTCCACATCAGGCACTACAGCTGTGGGCGTTGGCGGTTCCACATCAGGCACTTCAGCTGTGGGCGTTGGCGGTTCCACATCAGGCACTTCGGCTGTGGGCATTGGCGGGTCCACATCAGGCACTTCAGCTGTGGGCATTGGCGGGTCCACATCAGGCACTTCAGCTGTGGGCATTGGCGGGTCCACATCAGGCACTTCAGCTGTGGGCATTGGCGGGTCCACATCAGGCACTTCGGCTGTGGGCTTTGGTGGGTCTGCTTCAGGAACTTCAGCTGTGGGCTTTGGTGGTTCCGCTTCAGGCACTCCAGCTGTGGGCTTTGGCGGTTCCACATGAGGCAGTTTAGCTTCAAGCAGTTTGGCCGTGGGCTTTGGCAGTTCCACTTTAGACAGTTTAGCTTCATTCTTTGGCGGTTCCGCTTTAGGCAGTTTAGCTTCATTCTTTGGCGGTTCCGCTTCAGGCAGTTTGGCTGTGGGCTTTGGCGGTTCAGGATTCACTGCATAGATATAGATAGTCAGCTTTAGTCTGTCCTTTCAACCACAGTCAGTCTCAAACAGCACAAATATTCAAATCATGAAGAGCATTCAAATCTCTAAACTTAGAGCGAGTGAAAGAGAACTATTCCTCTGTTAATTTTGTAAAGCTACTCTGTGCT harbors:
- the LOC137049338 gene encoding uncharacterized protein isoform X1 gives rise to the protein MTARVFCSLSAVLLCLSDYLSTIDAGVVVSGQCPVTLMVVPSSRGCTSDRGCSGGHKCCRFGNGRVCVPPVFTKPGVCLSTKSGAGKCVELCASDHDCPNDEKCCSNGCGHQCMAPYTVNPEPPKPTAKLPEAEPPKNEAKLPKAEPPKNEAKLSKVELPKPTAKLLEAKLPHVEPPKPTAGVPEAEPPKPTAEVPEADPPKPTAEVPDVDPPMPTAEVPDVDPPMPTAEVPDVDPPMPTAEVPDVDPPMPTAEVPDVEPPTPTAEVPDVEPPTPTAVVPDVEPPKPTAVVPDVEPPTPTAVVPDVEPPKPGVKLPKPKPKRL
- the LOC137049338 gene encoding saposin-like protein 11 isoform X2, producing the protein MTARVFCSLSAVLLCLSDYLSTIDAGVVVSGQCPVTLMVVPSSRGCTSDRGCSGGHKCCRFGNGRVCVPPVFTKPGVCLSTKSGAGKCVELCASDHDCPNDEKCCSNGCGHQCMAPYTVNPEPPKNEAKLPKAEPPKNEAKLSKVELPKPTAKLLEAKLPHVEPPKPTAGVPEAEPPKPTAEVPEADPPKPTAEVPDVDPPMPTAEVPDVDPPMPTAEVPDVDPPMPTAEVPDVDPPMPTAEVPDVEPPTPTAEVPDVEPPTPTAVVPDVEPPKPTAVVPDVEPPTPTAVVPDVEPPKPGVKLPKPKPKRL